The Bacteroidota bacterium genome segment TTTACCGAAGAACTGCCCAGATCATAACCCAGTAAATACATCGTTTTAGTTTTTTAAGTTTTTAATAATATTCTGAATTTTAATATTTTATATGACAAAGCCCAAATTATCCTTACGGTTTTTCATATAAAGTTCCTTGTCAAACCGGTAAAGCAGGGCAGGCTTATGCGAAACATCCTTTTCTTTCTCATTGAGTGAAACTATATATTTGAGGTTTGCAATTTTTTTCCTGAAGTTGCGGTTATCCAGCTTAACGCCCAGTATGACTTCATAGATTTGCTGTAACTGGCGCTTGGTGAATTTTTGCGGCAACAATTCAAATCCCAGAGGTTCTGTGCGGATTTGCATGCGCAAAGAATTTAGCGCTGATCCTAAAATTTCATTGTGGTCGAAGGCCAGAGCAGGTACATCATTTACATTCAGCCAATGCGTTTTGAATTCGTAAGAATCCGTATTGCTTTCTTCAATTTTCACCAAAGCGTAATAAGCTACGGTGACAATCCTTTTTACAGGCATTCCTGATGTTTTGCGCAGCCATTCCAGGTCCGGTCCTTCCTGGATACGGCCAGGCGAGCCGAAAACATTGAAATGTTTCAGGTAAATATCTTTAAGTCCGGTCAGTTCGCATAAAACGCGGGCTGCTGCTTCTTCCAATCCTTCATTTTC includes the following:
- a CDS encoding NUDIX domain-containing protein, with translation MVRILNPHISVDCVIFGFDYRNLKVLLVEMNDENIAGSTHHSLKLPGDLIAENEGLEEAAARVLCELTGLKDIYLKHFNVFGSPGRIQEGPDLEWLRKTSGMPVKRIVTVAYYALVKIEESNTDSYEFKTHWLNVNDVPALAFDHNEILGSALNSLRMQIRTEPLGFELLPQKFTKRQLQQIYEVILGVKLDNRNFRKKIANLKYIVSLNEKEKDVSHKPALLYRFDKELYMKNRKDNLGFVI